From Candidatus Zixiibacteriota bacterium, a single genomic window includes:
- a CDS encoding CDP-alcohol phosphatidyltransferase family protein translates to MVEIGMDYSQITSLPNLISLSRVAMIPLVGYYLSRDDTTSMLISALFVILAGVSDGLDGYLARRLGKISRLGVMLDPLADKLFAAGLIILLVFYRNLPIWLAATIVGRDLLIIGLGAVLMRGREIDLPSNLIGKYAFASIAMLIGCYVIRFDFGAELFTWLTLVLLIASSVGYAQVMLAVRGGGTPWRIVDRPLYRNLRIIGCVAIWIALIYKLYFLILTW, encoded by the coding sequence ATGGTTGAAATCGGTATGGATTATTCGCAGATCACCAGTTTGCCGAACTTGATAAGCCTGTCGCGCGTGGCCATGATCCCGCTGGTCGGGTACTATCTCAGTCGTGACGACACCACTTCCATGCTGATCAGTGCGCTGTTTGTAATACTGGCCGGTGTGAGCGATGGGCTCGATGGATACTTGGCGCGCCGTTTGGGCAAGATCAGCCGGTTGGGCGTCATGCTCGATCCGCTGGCCGATAAACTGTTCGCGGCCGGATTGATCATCCTGTTGGTCTTCTATCGCAACTTGCCAATCTGGCTGGCGGCGACAATTGTCGGTCGCGACCTGTTAATAATCGGCCTCGGTGCGGTGTTGATGCGGGGTCGTGAGATCGATCTGCCTTCGAACTTGATCGGCAAGTATGCCTTTGCATCGATTGCAATGTTGATCGGCTGCTATGTAATCCGGTTCGACTTCGGTGCTGAACTGTTCACCTGGCTCACCTTGGTTCTTCTGATTGCTTCCAGTGTTGGTTATGCTCAGGTGATGTTGGCTGTTCGTGGTGGCGGGACACCCTGGCGGATTGTGGACCGACCGTTGTATCGCAACTTGCGTATCATCGGATGCGTGGCGATTTGGATCGCGCTGATTTACAAGTTGTATTTCCTCATATTGACGTGGTGA
- a CDS encoding DUF262 domain-containing protein, with protein sequence MDSNKKPWPITTVFGIKERIDTNPDFQRPAVWGRSQKQMLIDTVLRGYDIPKLYWRKTGAKPDKYDVVDGQQRLRALWEFSSGAYALPKNAEPVEGTPIAGLKYEGLPDELRIHFDTYPLDVVILTETDEDEVREMFLRLQNGTSLKAQEKRNAMPGKMRDFVRNLASHPIFGSCAFANKRYTHDHVAAQMTLIELEGGPCNVKNADLNKMYRTQLTFDDKCTKAKRIRRTLDFLRVAFPDTTPELERYNVISLYCLVSQLLERYAISDRHGDVAMWFVEFEKYRREQKVLSEDEAESEMIAYHEKISHSTDSQDSIKWRHELLIRKLFEKFSDIELKDDQRLFTHEQRLAIYRRDQGICQLAKKCDGRKCEWNAWEADHKIPWSKGGRTVVANGQVACPECNASKGARAA encoded by the coding sequence ATGGACAGCAATAAGAAGCCGTGGCCGATCACGACGGTATTCGGGATCAAAGAGCGCATTGATACAAATCCAGATTTCCAGCGTCCAGCGGTTTGGGGCAGATCACAGAAACAAATGTTGATTGACACCGTGCTCAGGGGATATGACATACCGAAACTCTACTGGCGCAAGACAGGCGCGAAACCGGACAAGTACGATGTCGTTGACGGTCAGCAGCGGCTACGGGCACTTTGGGAGTTCAGTTCAGGAGCCTACGCCCTTCCTAAGAATGCAGAACCGGTGGAGGGTACGCCGATAGCAGGGCTTAAGTATGAAGGTTTGCCTGACGAACTACGCATTCACTTCGACACCTATCCTTTGGACGTTGTCATTCTCACGGAGACAGATGAGGATGAAGTGCGCGAGATGTTCCTGCGCTTGCAGAATGGAACGAGTCTCAAGGCTCAAGAGAAGAGAAATGCGATGCCTGGAAAGATGCGTGACTTTGTGAGGAACCTCGCCTCACACCCTATCTTTGGCAGTTGCGCGTTTGCGAACAAACGGTATACACATGATCATGTCGCAGCGCAGATGACTTTGATTGAGCTTGAAGGTGGCCCCTGCAATGTGAAAAACGCGGACCTTAACAAGATGTACCGAACGCAGTTGACATTCGATGACAAGTGTACAAAAGCCAAACGAATACGCAGGACCTTGGATTTTCTCAGGGTCGCATTTCCAGACACGACGCCTGAACTGGAGAGGTACAATGTGATTTCGCTATATTGCCTGGTGTCGCAACTTTTGGAGCGATATGCTATCAGTGACCGGCACGGCGATGTTGCCATGTGGTTTGTGGAGTTTGAGAAATACCGTAGGGAACAGAAGGTCCTATCCGAAGATGAAGCTGAATCTGAGATGATCGCGTATCACGAGAAAATTAGTCATAGCACTGACTCGCAAGATTCCATCAAATGGCGCCATGAATTACTCATTCGCAAGCTCTTCGAGAAGTTTTCAGACATTGAACTGAAGGATGACCAACGCTTGTTCACACATGAACAACGACTTGCCATATATCGACGGGACCAGGGTATCTGCCAGCTTGCAAAGAAGTGTGACGGTCGGAAATGCGAATGGAACGCTTGGGAAGCGGACCACAAGATTCCTTGGTCTAAAGGTGGACGTACTGTGGTTGCAAATGGTCAGGTGGCATGCCCAGAATGCAATGCATCCAAGGGAGCCCGAGCAGCATAA
- a CDS encoding DUF2207 domain-containing protein yields MRQKQFAVVWIGVISLLCTLLSVPVVQARYFDINEFNSDIEIHADGHIEVTETIRLSFKRPRHGIFRDLPIRYKDDLGGTVETPLEVISVLDGRGEPREYRAERQGNVMQVRIGHPDRFVDGYQDYVIKYRVDYVLLFLEDHDELYWNVTGNDWPAPIEKTSVRVALLPADGDAHLKAACYTGQYGSSESACGWQTGTDTAAFISERVLKPKEGLTVVLGWDKGIIPPPTESELFWRKVNLRDNWVFGVPIIALFTMLWLWFRKGRDPKVRESLTVQYEPPKVGNRFLSAAEVGTLIDEKLDHRDLSGAVVGLAVRGYLKIEETTTTTLRTTASDYKLVKLKEPDDQLGPFERSLMDVVFVGKLKQAMVSDLKSRFHMHLPKLNRKLYGELIRKKYFTTNPEHVRRHYSMFAGLLLVFGFMAMGYMQPPSPVKGLVCFSLGGLIVYLFAKIMPARTKLGARTRWEILGFQEFMMRADRDRIERMGGELFYKYLPYAIALDITEQWATAFEGLCDESPTWFVGTGRFPRFGPRMFVSSLGQATSKLSDAVFNAPRSSGLGGGGFSGGGGFSGGGSGGGGGGSW; encoded by the coding sequence ATGAGACAAAAACAGTTTGCCGTTGTCTGGATCGGTGTCATCTCACTGTTATGCACACTGCTGAGTGTACCGGTGGTACAGGCGCGGTATTTTGACATCAATGAATTCAATTCCGACATCGAAATCCACGCCGACGGTCACATCGAAGTAACCGAGACGATCCGGTTGAGTTTCAAACGACCGCGCCACGGTATCTTCCGGGACCTGCCCATTCGCTATAAGGACGACCTGGGTGGCACTGTGGAGACACCGTTGGAAGTCATTTCCGTGCTCGATGGGCGGGGTGAACCTCGTGAGTATCGGGCGGAGCGACAAGGGAACGTGATGCAGGTACGGATAGGTCATCCCGATAGGTTTGTCGACGGGTATCAAGATTACGTCATCAAGTATCGTGTAGACTATGTGCTTCTGTTTCTGGAGGATCACGACGAACTGTATTGGAACGTAACCGGGAACGACTGGCCGGCACCGATAGAGAAAACCTCAGTCCGGGTAGCCCTGCTTCCGGCCGATGGCGATGCGCACCTGAAAGCGGCTTGCTACACCGGTCAGTATGGCTCAAGCGAATCGGCATGCGGTTGGCAGACAGGGACGGACACAGCCGCATTCATCAGCGAACGAGTCCTGAAGCCTAAGGAGGGTCTGACCGTGGTTCTCGGATGGGACAAAGGGATCATCCCGCCGCCTACCGAATCGGAACTGTTTTGGCGCAAGGTGAATCTGCGTGACAACTGGGTCTTCGGTGTGCCGATCATTGCGCTGTTCACGATGTTATGGCTGTGGTTCCGGAAGGGTCGCGACCCCAAAGTTCGGGAGTCCCTCACCGTGCAGTATGAACCGCCCAAGGTTGGGAATCGATTCCTGAGCGCGGCCGAAGTGGGTACCCTGATCGACGAAAAACTCGACCATCGCGATCTTAGTGGCGCCGTGGTGGGTCTGGCCGTGCGGGGATACCTGAAGATTGAAGAGACAACGACCACTACTCTGAGGACCACTGCAAGTGACTACAAGCTCGTCAAGCTCAAAGAGCCGGACGACCAACTCGGACCCTTTGAACGCAGTCTGATGGACGTCGTATTTGTCGGTAAACTCAAACAAGCAATGGTCTCGGACCTGAAGAGCCGTTTTCACATGCATCTTCCGAAGCTCAACAGGAAATTGTATGGCGAACTGATCCGCAAAAAGTACTTTACCACCAACCCGGAGCATGTGCGCCGGCACTACTCGATGTTTGCCGGTTTGTTACTCGTTTTCGGCTTTATGGCTATGGGCTACATGCAACCGCCTTCTCCGGTCAAGGGGCTGGTATGTTTCTCTTTGGGGGGATTGATTGTTTATCTCTTTGCCAAGATCATGCCGGCCAGGACGAAGCTGGGCGCCCGGACGCGCTGGGAAATCCTCGGCTTTCAGGAATTCATGATGAGAGCCGACCGGGATCGGATCGAGCGCATGGGTGGTGAACTTTTCTACAAGTATTTGCCGTATGCCATAGCCTTGGATATTACCGAGCAGTGGGCGACGGCCTTCGAAGGACTGTGCGACGAATCTCCCACCTGGTTCGTCGGGACTGGTCGCTTTCCGAGATTCGGTCCCAGGATGTTTGTGTCCAGCCTCGGCCAGGCCACGTCGAAACTCAGCGACGCTGTTTTCAATGCGCCGCGCAGTAGTGGGCTGGGTGGCGGTGGCTTCTCAGGCGGTGGTGGTTTCTCGGGTGGTGGATCAGGCGGCGGCGGTGGCGGCAGTTGGTGA
- a CDS encoding LemA family protein encodes MTTLLVILGIGALVLIVVIAMYNRLVKLRNTVRSSWSDIDVQLKKRYNLVPNLVETVKAYAKHEKSVFENVAQARSAAMQAGSPAEQAKSDNIFKDTLKSLFAVAEAYPELKANSNFMQLQKQFQDLEEDIESARRYYNAVVRDYNTLTETFPSVLIASNCGFQQEEFYQMDAPDTQRQPPRADFS; translated from the coding sequence ATGACGACTCTTCTAGTTATTCTCGGTATCGGCGCTCTGGTCCTGATTGTCGTGATCGCCATGTACAACCGGCTGGTCAAGCTGCGCAATACAGTGCGTTCGTCCTGGTCGGACATCGATGTGCAGTTGAAAAAACGATACAACCTGGTGCCAAACCTGGTGGAGACCGTTAAGGCCTACGCCAAACATGAGAAATCGGTATTCGAGAACGTTGCGCAAGCCCGCTCGGCGGCCATGCAGGCCGGCTCACCGGCGGAACAAGCCAAGTCCGACAACATCTTCAAGGATACCTTGAAAAGCCTGTTCGCCGTGGCCGAAGCCTACCCGGAGTTGAAAGCCAACAGCAATTTTATGCAGTTGCAAAAGCAGTTTCAGGATCTCGAAGAAGATATCGAATCGGCGCGTCGGTACTACAATGCGGTGGTGCGCGACTATAACACATTGACCGAGACTTTTCCATCGGTGCTGATAGCTTCAAATTGCGGTTTTCAACAAGAAGAGTTCTATCAAATGGATGCGCCGGACACTCAACGCCAGCCGCCGCGCGCCGACTTCTCATAG
- a CDS encoding nucleotide sugar dehydrogenase, protein MATKKSKKPAALAELIDKIKDRSARVGVIGLGYVGLPLCVELARVGFKVTGFDISKSKIKLLNAGKSDIDDVPDDHVREMVDSGYFHATDDPKKLAKMDTISICVPTPLSKTKDPDVSYILSAMEWVKNYIRKGTLVVLESTTYPGTTEDLILPLLEGSGMKVGTDLFLAFSPERVDPGNPVYTTKNTPRVVGGITPACTQAAKVFYEQTISDIHALSSTQAAEMVKLLENTFRSVNIGLVNEVAVMCDRLGIDVWEIIDAAATKPFGFMPFYPGPGLGGHCIPIDPHYLSWKLKSLNYYARFIELAGEINSQMPEYVVRRITQFLNSRFARSINKSTICVLGVTYKRDIKDTRESPALDVIKLLEDNGAKVMLNDPFVSEIEWNNTKHKSRKLNADLLKKSQLTVILTDHTQYDYQWIVDHSKAVFDTRNATKKVTKNRSRIELL, encoded by the coding sequence ATGGCAACGAAAAAGAGCAAGAAGCCGGCCGCGTTGGCTGAGTTGATCGACAAAATCAAAGACCGCAGCGCACGAGTTGGTGTGATCGGGTTGGGCTATGTCGGTCTTCCGCTGTGTGTGGAATTGGCCCGGGTTGGATTCAAAGTTACCGGTTTCGATATTTCCAAATCGAAGATCAAGTTGTTGAACGCTGGTAAGTCCGATATCGACGATGTCCCCGACGATCATGTCAGGGAGATGGTCGACTCCGGTTATTTCCACGCCACCGATGATCCCAAAAAACTAGCCAAGATGGATACTATCTCCATCTGTGTGCCGACCCCCCTTTCCAAAACCAAGGACCCTGATGTCAGCTATATTCTGTCGGCCATGGAGTGGGTCAAGAACTATATCCGCAAGGGTACGCTGGTGGTGCTTGAATCGACCACCTATCCCGGCACTACCGAGGACTTGATCCTGCCGCTGTTGGAAGGTAGCGGCATGAAAGTGGGTACCGATCTTTTCCTGGCTTTCTCACCGGAACGAGTCGATCCAGGCAACCCGGTGTACACGACCAAAAACACGCCGCGCGTGGTCGGCGGAATCACGCCGGCCTGCACCCAGGCGGCCAAGGTGTTTTATGAACAAACGATTTCCGACATTCATGCCTTGTCGTCAACGCAGGCGGCCGAGATGGTCAAGCTGCTGGAGAACACTTTCCGCTCGGTCAATATCGGTCTGGTCAACGAGGTCGCCGTTATGTGTGATCGGTTGGGCATCGACGTCTGGGAGATTATCGATGCCGCCGCTACCAAACCGTTCGGCTTTATGCCATTCTATCCCGGTCCCGGTTTGGGTGGGCATTGTATCCCGATCGATCCGCACTATCTGTCGTGGAAACTGAAATCGTTGAACTACTACGCGCGCTTTATCGAACTGGCCGGCGAGATCAACAGCCAGATGCCTGAGTATGTCGTGCGTCGGATAACACAGTTCTTGAACAGTAGGTTCGCGCGCTCGATCAACAAGTCAACTATCTGTGTGCTTGGTGTGACCTACAAACGTGATATCAAAGATACGCGTGAGTCACCGGCGCTTGACGTTATCAAGCTCCTGGAAGATAATGGCGCCAAAGTTATGTTGAACGATCCGTTCGTGTCGGAGATTGAGTGGAACAACACCAAGCACAAGTCGCGCAAATTGAACGCCGACCTATTGAAGAAATCGCAACTGACCGTGATCTTGACCGACCATACGCAATACGATTATCAATGGATCGTCGATCATAGTAAAGCGGTTTTCGACACTCGCAACGCCACCAAAAAAGTCACCAAGAACCGCAGCCGGATAGAGTTGTTGTAA
- a CDS encoding GDP-mannose 4,6-dehydratase — translation MTKRATSKAVFVTGIAGFAGSHLAEQLLEAGYQIYGALHPKESTAYLKGIKSNLELIRLDITNAVRVAAAVQKIKPQFVCHLAALASVWRSFADMQKVFRVNFEGTLNLLEAAHQTGTVKKLLFVGSAECYGTFSPKNKTLSEDQPLNPISPYALSKAVAEQACMYYQRRHRLPVTISRSFAHTGSRQSVDFVVPSFARQIAMIESSRRIPVLKVGNLSAKRDFSDVRDIVRGYRLMLEKGRPGRVYQLCSGRAVAIQTVLDMLLKMSARKIEIEIDRTRLRKSDIPVQRGSNSRAVQELGYASRYSLRETLTECLEYFRDQVQT, via the coding sequence ATGACCAAAAGGGCAACGTCCAAGGCTGTGTTCGTGACCGGTATTGCCGGGTTTGCCGGTTCGCATCTGGCCGAACAACTGCTTGAGGCGGGCTACCAAATCTATGGCGCCCTGCATCCGAAAGAGTCCACGGCTTATCTGAAAGGTATCAAGTCCAACCTGGAATTGATCAGGTTGGACATTACCAATGCCGTTCGGGTCGCCGCCGCAGTGCAGAAGATCAAACCACAGTTCGTCTGTCATCTGGCCGCGCTGGCTTCGGTGTGGCGGTCCTTTGCCGATATGCAAAAGGTGTTTCGGGTCAATTTCGAAGGGACCCTCAATCTGTTGGAAGCTGCCCACCAAACCGGTACAGTCAAGAAGCTGTTGTTCGTCGGGTCGGCAGAGTGTTACGGCACTTTCAGCCCGAAGAACAAGACACTGAGCGAAGACCAGCCGCTCAACCCGATATCGCCGTATGCCCTGTCCAAAGCGGTGGCCGAACAGGCCTGCATGTATTACCAGCGTCGACACCGATTGCCGGTGACAATCTCGCGCTCATTTGCGCACACCGGGTCGCGCCAGTCGGTTGATTTTGTGGTGCCGTCGTTTGCCCGGCAAATTGCAATGATTGAAAGCTCACGGAGAATACCGGTACTGAAAGTGGGCAACCTGTCGGCCAAGCGGGACTTTTCAGATGTCCGTGATATTGTGCGCGGCTACCGCTTGATGCTTGAAAAAGGCAGGCCCGGTAGGGTGTATCAGCTTTGTTCCGGTCGTGCCGTGGCCATACAGACGGTTTTGGACATGCTGTTGAAAATGTCCGCTCGTAAAATCGAGATTGAAATCGACCGGACCAGGCTGCGCAAGAGTGATATCCCTGTTCAACGGGGCAGTAATAGTCGGGCTGTTCAAGAGTTGGGATACGCCAGTCGATATAGTCTGAGAGAGACCCTTACAGAATGTTTGGAGTACTTTAGAGACCAGGTTCAAACCTGA
- the gmd gene encoding GDP-mannose 4,6-dehydratase, translating into MRALITGITGQDGSYLAEFLLKKGYEVIGMVRRASTESAERIDHIKDKITLAQADLLDQHSILRVIDDHRPDEVYNLAAQSFVPTSWTQPVLTGEFDALGVTKMLEAIRQVDNKIKFYQASSSEMFGRVQAVPQVETTPFYPRSPYGVAKVYGHWITVNYRESYGIHACSGILFNHESPRRGLEFVTRKITNGAARIKLGLADNLALGNLDAKRDWGFAGDYVQAMWKMLQHETADDFVIASGRTHSVEEFVAAAFSHVGLDYKEYVTTDPRFVRPAEVDLLLGDPAKAREDLGWEPRVTFEQLVTMMVDADLKRLTPQ; encoded by the coding sequence ATGCGCGCATTGATAACCGGAATCACCGGGCAAGACGGCTCCTATCTGGCCGAGTTCCTGCTGAAAAAAGGGTACGAAGTGATCGGTATGGTCCGAAGGGCCTCGACCGAATCGGCCGAACGCATAGATCATATTAAAGACAAGATCACTTTGGCCCAGGCCGATCTGTTGGATCAGCACTCGATACTCAGGGTCATCGATGACCACCGTCCCGACGAAGTTTATAATCTCGCCGCTCAGTCATTCGTGCCCACCAGTTGGACACAGCCGGTGCTGACCGGAGAGTTCGATGCATTGGGTGTTACCAAGATGCTTGAGGCGATTCGTCAGGTCGACAATAAGATCAAGTTCTACCAGGCATCGTCGTCGGAGATGTTCGGGCGGGTGCAGGCGGTGCCGCAGGTTGAAACGACACCTTTCTACCCGCGTTCACCCTACGGCGTGGCCAAGGTATACGGCCACTGGATAACGGTCAACTATCGTGAGAGTTACGGCATTCATGCCTGCAGTGGGATACTGTTCAACCATGAATCGCCGCGTCGCGGACTGGAGTTTGTCACACGCAAGATAACCAACGGCGCGGCGCGAATCAAACTGGGTCTGGCCGACAATCTGGCTTTGGGGAATCTGGATGCCAAACGGGACTGGGGTTTTGCCGGTGACTATGTGCAGGCGATGTGGAAGATGCTGCAGCATGAGACAGCCGACGATTTTGTGATCGCTTCGGGCCGGACACACTCGGTCGAAGAGTTCGTGGCGGCGGCCTTTTCGCACGTTGGTTTGGACTACAAGGAATACGTGACCACCGACCCACGCTTCGTGCGACCGGCTGAAGTCGATTTGCTGTTGGGGGATCCTGCCAAGGCCAGGGAGGACCTGGGCTGGGAACCGAGGGTGACCTTCGAGCAGTTGGTAACCATGATGGTTGATGCCGATTTGAAGCGACTGACTCCCCAGTGA
- a CDS encoding tetratricopeptide repeat protein, giving the protein MMKPAIAVLSLILMFSVTNAIEVKQKGAKVSTNDQSADETLSQADDIFQSRDYGSALESYLEVAEAARKEFNRSVEVEALSQVARMNLILGNRETGEEYLQQAKERSSESDPMGWSRYLGVKGRFEWKAGDLKAARATFDQMFEFCDANALWGRAVDAAHMIAIVAETPEEQIKWGRRGIEAAEEGDQERWLGPLWNNLAGTYYDQKQFDSALECYTKAREYHWRFSGETGKLFADYHVGMTHRLLGNFEEAGQWLRPVLAWAERLENHSAIGQACEDLGEAAIGLGNKAEGLKLLKRARDEYKTEGYDSSWTEVWEHINKRIAEVQ; this is encoded by the coding sequence ATGATGAAACCGGCAATAGCAGTTCTCTCGCTGATACTGATGTTCTCTGTGACCAACGCGATCGAAGTAAAACAAAAAGGAGCCAAAGTGTCCACCAATGACCAATCGGCCGATGAAACGTTGTCGCAGGCCGACGACATTTTTCAGTCGCGGGATTACGGGTCTGCCCTTGAGTCGTACCTCGAAGTTGCCGAAGCAGCCCGCAAAGAATTCAATCGCTCGGTCGAGGTCGAAGCACTCTCGCAGGTGGCGCGCATGAATCTTATTTTGGGTAATCGTGAAACCGGCGAAGAGTATTTGCAGCAGGCCAAAGAGCGTAGTTCGGAAAGCGATCCCATGGGTTGGTCACGCTATCTCGGTGTCAAGGGACGATTCGAGTGGAAGGCGGGCGATCTTAAAGCAGCCCGTGCGACCTTTGATCAAATGTTTGAGTTCTGCGATGCCAATGCGCTTTGGGGTCGGGCTGTCGATGCCGCCCACATGATCGCCATCGTGGCTGAAACTCCCGAAGAGCAGATCAAGTGGGGACGACGGGGAATCGAAGCCGCCGAAGAAGGCGACCAGGAACGCTGGCTGGGTCCATTGTGGAACAACTTAGCCGGGACCTACTATGATCAGAAACAATTCGACTCGGCCCTTGAGTGTTACACTAAAGCGCGCGAGTATCACTGGCGCTTCTCCGGCGAAACCGGAAAACTGTTCGCCGACTACCATGTCGGTATGACGCACCGCTTGCTGGGTAACTTCGAAGAAGCAGGTCAATGGTTGCGCCCGGTGCTGGCCTGGGCCGAACGGCTGGAAAACCACTCGGCCATCGGGCAGGCATGCGAGGACTTAGGAGAAGCGGCCATTGGCCTGGGCAACAAAGCCGAGGGGTTGAAACTGCTCAAACGGGCCCGCGACGAATACAAGACAGAGGGCTATGACTCTTCCTGGACGGAAGTCTGGGAACACATCAACAAACGTATCGCCGAGGTTCAGTAG